The following are from one region of the Variovorax sp. V213 genome:
- a CDS encoding LysR substrate-binding domain-containing protein has translation MSQVMFDLDVLRSFSTGIALGSYARAADKLGRSTSAVSAQLRKLEAQAGAVLFRKAGRGLELTDAGETLLAYAHRMLELNEEAGAAMRGADLQGWVRLGLQEDFGETLLPAVLGRFSRAHPKVRIEACVARSAELRERLELRQLDLALVWDTGDQMTPHGERVARLPLQWIGPRAPDALDAAWWKERERRPGARKSREPLPLVLLDAPCPLREIVTAALDRAGTPWRHAFTSASLAALWAATSAGLGLSVRTPFGLPAHVRAIDRTAVGLPALPQMSLMLYRAQAAAEAPVGRLATLLLEAVRQHVQAAPAH, from the coding sequence ATGTCCCAGGTGATGTTCGATCTCGACGTGCTGCGCAGTTTTTCCACCGGCATTGCGCTCGGCAGCTACGCACGCGCGGCCGACAAGCTGGGCCGCTCCACGTCGGCCGTGAGCGCGCAGCTCAGGAAGCTCGAGGCGCAGGCCGGCGCCGTGCTGTTCCGCAAGGCGGGCCGCGGGCTGGAGCTCACCGACGCGGGCGAGACGCTGCTCGCCTATGCGCACCGCATGCTCGAGCTCAACGAGGAAGCCGGCGCGGCGATGCGCGGCGCCGACCTGCAGGGCTGGGTGCGGCTCGGCCTGCAGGAAGACTTCGGCGAGACGCTGCTGCCCGCCGTGCTCGGCCGCTTTTCGCGCGCGCACCCCAAGGTGCGCATCGAGGCCTGCGTGGCGCGCAGCGCGGAATTGCGCGAGCGGCTCGAACTCCGGCAGCTCGACCTTGCCCTGGTGTGGGACACCGGCGATCAGATGACGCCGCACGGCGAGCGCGTGGCGCGCCTGCCTTTGCAATGGATCGGTCCCCGGGCGCCCGATGCGCTCGACGCGGCCTGGTGGAAGGAGCGCGAACGCCGCCCCGGCGCGCGCAAGAGCAGGGAGCCGCTGCCTCTGGTGCTGCTCGATGCGCCATGCCCGCTGCGCGAAATCGTCACCGCCGCGCTCGATCGCGCGGGCACGCCGTGGCGCCATGCATTCACCAGCGCCAGCCTTGCCGCGCTATGGGCTGCCACATCGGCCGGGCTGGGGCTCTCGGTGCGCACGCCATTCGGCCTGCCCGCGCATGTGCGCGCCATCGACCGGACGGCCGTCGGCCTTCCGGCGCTGCCGCAGATGTCGCTCATGCTCTATCGCGCGCAGGCCGCGGCCGAGGCGCCGGTGGGCCGGCTGGCCACGCTGCTGCTCGAGGCGGTGCGACAGCATGTGCAGGCGGCCCCGGCGCACTAA
- a CDS encoding BMP family ABC transporter substrate-binding protein: protein MYKNLAGRAVLAWAAACFLSPAFSQTQAPKEPLKIGFVYVTPVTDAGWVRQHEEGRKAVEAALAGKVKTTFVENVPEGADAERVIRDLAQQGNRLIFTPSFGYMEPTLKVAKDFPDVKFESITGYKAAPNVATANARYYEGRYLAGIAAGRMTKTNVAGYVAGFPIPEVLQGINAFTLGMRSVNPNAKVIVVWLNEWFDPPKERDAAMALFNQNADVVAFHTGSTAVMAAAQERGKMAVAYHSDMRKIAPDAQIVAVTHQWGGYYTQRAQAVLDGSWKSGNVWGGVKDGMIRVGDFGSKVPQAVQQEVLARQKDIAAGKLQPFRAAAGDVRDNEGRVVIAKGVQLNDEQILKMNWLVEGVQGRVGR from the coding sequence ATGTACAAAAACCTCGCGGGCCGCGCCGTTCTGGCGTGGGCAGCCGCCTGTTTTTTATCTCCCGCCTTTTCGCAAACGCAGGCTCCAAAAGAGCCGCTGAAGATCGGCTTCGTCTACGTGACGCCGGTGACCGACGCCGGCTGGGTGCGCCAGCATGAAGAAGGCCGCAAGGCCGTGGAAGCGGCGCTGGCCGGCAAGGTCAAGACCACCTTCGTCGAGAACGTGCCCGAAGGGGCCGATGCCGAACGCGTCATTCGCGATCTGGCGCAGCAGGGCAACCGGCTGATCTTCACGCCCAGCTTCGGCTACATGGAGCCAACGCTGAAGGTGGCGAAGGACTTCCCCGACGTGAAGTTCGAATCGATCACCGGCTACAAGGCCGCGCCCAATGTGGCAACCGCCAATGCACGCTACTACGAGGGCCGCTATCTCGCGGGCATTGCGGCCGGCCGCATGACGAAGACGAACGTGGCGGGCTATGTGGCGGGCTTTCCGATTCCCGAGGTGCTGCAGGGCATCAACGCGTTCACGCTCGGCATGCGTTCGGTGAATCCGAATGCCAAGGTGATCGTGGTGTGGCTCAACGAGTGGTTCGATCCGCCGAAGGAGCGCGACGCCGCCATGGCGCTGTTCAACCAGAACGCCGACGTGGTCGCCTTCCACACCGGCTCCACCGCCGTGATGGCCGCGGCGCAGGAGCGCGGCAAGATGGCCGTCGCCTATCACTCCGACATGCGCAAGATCGCGCCCGATGCGCAGATCGTCGCCGTCACGCACCAGTGGGGGGGCTACTACACGCAGCGCGCGCAAGCCGTGCTCGACGGCAGCTGGAAGAGCGGCAATGTCTGGGGCGGCGTGAAGGACGGAATGATCCGCGTCGGCGACTTCGGCAGCAAGGTGCCCCAGGCCGTGCAGCAGGAGGTGCTGGCGCGGCAGAAGGACATTGCCGCGGGCAAGCTGCAGCCGTTCCGCGCGGCGGCGGGTGACGTGCGCGACAACGAGGGCCGTGTCGTCATCGCCAAGGGCGTCCAGCTGAACGACGAGCAGATCCTGAAGATGAACTGGCTCGTCGAGGGCGTGCAGGGGCGCGTTGGGCGATAG
- a CDS encoding LysR family transcriptional regulator — protein sequence MDKLRAMEVFVATVDAGSFAAAGEALELSAVMVGKHIRALEEQLGARLLERTTRRHALTEIGAAYLERCRDVLASVHTADGVAESLRAMPQGVLRVTAPVAYGAHRLTPVIAEYIAAYPQVKVDLSLNDRVVDLAEEGFDCGVRSGAAVDERLIARPLALARMFAVASPAWVARHGRPRHPSELEAFPLLGFAAWGANHSWRFTQGGQTVHVPVRGPFSTNNGQALLAAAIAGVGVIVQADALLGPALASGQVVQLLPDWELPTRQVHIMRLPEARPSAKLRTFVDLVVERLG from the coding sequence ATGGACAAGCTGCGCGCCATGGAGGTGTTCGTCGCGACAGTGGACGCGGGGAGCTTTGCCGCCGCCGGCGAGGCGCTCGAACTCTCGGCCGTGATGGTGGGCAAGCACATCCGCGCGCTCGAGGAACAGCTTGGCGCCCGCCTGCTCGAACGCACCACGCGACGCCACGCCCTGACCGAGATCGGCGCCGCCTACCTGGAGCGCTGCCGCGACGTGCTCGCGAGCGTGCACACGGCCGACGGTGTGGCGGAATCGCTGCGGGCCATGCCGCAGGGCGTGCTGCGCGTGACAGCGCCCGTGGCCTATGGCGCGCATCGGCTCACACCCGTCATTGCCGAATACATCGCCGCCTATCCGCAGGTGAAGGTGGATCTGAGTCTCAACGACCGCGTGGTCGATCTTGCCGAAGAGGGCTTCGACTGCGGCGTGCGATCGGGCGCGGCCGTCGACGAACGGCTCATTGCCCGGCCGCTCGCATTGGCGCGCATGTTCGCGGTTGCAAGCCCGGCGTGGGTCGCGCGCCACGGCCGGCCCCGGCATCCGTCGGAGCTCGAAGCCTTTCCGCTGCTGGGCTTTGCGGCCTGGGGGGCGAACCATTCATGGCGCTTCACGCAGGGCGGCCAGACGGTGCATGTCCCCGTGCGCGGCCCGTTTTCCACCAACAACGGGCAGGCGTTGCTGGCAGCCGCGATAGCAGGCGTGGGTGTGATCGTGCAGGCCGATGCGTTGCTCGGCCCCGCGCTGGCTTCGGGCCAAGTGGTTCAACTGCTGCCCGACTGGGAGCTGCCGACACGCCAGGTGCACATCATGCGACTGCCCGAAGCCCGTCCCAGCGCCAAGCTGCGCACCTTTGTCGACTTGGTCGTCGAAAGGCTGGGCTAG
- a CDS encoding short chain dehydrogenase, which yields MKVLVVGATGAVGSAVAQALTERGHEVVRAGRTRGDRQVDITSDASVEALYAAVGRVDAIVSAAGGLFFGPLVEMRPADFNVGLQDKLLGQVRLALLGQHVLADGGSITLTTGVAADDPVRGGGNAAAVNAAVEGFVKGAAIELTRGLRINAVSPTLLTESLAAYGALFPGVETVPAARVALAYVRSVEGPLTGRVFRVWQ from the coding sequence ATGAAGGTTCTTGTTGTGGGCGCGACGGGCGCCGTGGGCAGCGCGGTGGCGCAGGCGCTGACCGAGCGCGGGCACGAAGTGGTTCGCGCGGGCCGCACGCGCGGCGACCGGCAAGTCGACATCACGAGCGATGCGAGCGTCGAAGCGCTGTATGCCGCGGTGGGGCGTGTCGATGCGATCGTGTCGGCGGCTGGGGGCCTGTTCTTCGGGCCGCTGGTCGAAATGCGGCCGGCCGATTTCAACGTCGGCCTGCAGGACAAGCTGCTGGGTCAGGTGCGGCTTGCGCTGCTGGGACAGCACGTTCTGGCCGATGGCGGCTCGATCACTCTGACCACGGGCGTGGCGGCCGACGATCCGGTTCGCGGGGGCGGCAATGCGGCTGCCGTGAATGCGGCGGTCGAGGGTTTTGTGAAAGGCGCAGCCATCGAGCTGACGCGCGGCCTGCGCATCAATGCGGTCAGTCCGACGCTGCTGACCGAATCGTTGGCAGCGTATGGCGCGCTCTTTCCGGGCGTCGAAACCGTACCGGCCGCGCGCGTGGCGCTGGCCTATGTGCGCAGCGTTGAAGGCCCATTGACGGGGCGCGTGTTTCGCGTGTGGCAATGA
- the guaD gene encoding guanine deaminase: MKKAYRASLLRFDDAGLPVFDADGLLVVAPDGAGRQRVLDAGSHAAVSPRHPEADVTHLPGRILAPGFVDMHIHFPQTDIIGAPSPGLLPWLENYTFPAEAKFADPAHSNEVAGVFFDELLRNGVTTSLTFATSHVASVDAFFEGAQRRGLRMISGKVLQDRHSPDGVRDQTEQSLIDSESLIRKWHNVDRLGYAITPRFAPASTDAQMRGAGELAAKYADTWIQSHVAENRDEVAWVRELYPQARSYLDVYAGFGLMRERAVYAHCIYLDDTDRALLRDTKTAAAVSPTSNLFLGSGFFDFDAADRVGYLYGLASDVGGGTSFSPFHTMMAAYYVGREGQTKTGLSIAPSQLWWRHTGGAARALGLDGVVGNLQPGCEADFLVLNPAATPLLARKTALANNLEELLFSMIVLGDDRLVERTVISQAG, translated from the coding sequence ATGAAAAAAGCCTACCGCGCCTCCCTCCTGCGATTCGACGATGCCGGCCTGCCGGTTTTCGATGCAGACGGCCTCTTGGTCGTAGCCCCCGACGGTGCCGGCCGCCAGCGCGTGCTCGATGCCGGCAGCCATGCCGCCGTGTCGCCGCGCCACCCCGAGGCCGATGTCACGCATCTGCCGGGGCGCATCCTCGCGCCGGGCTTCGTGGACATGCACATCCACTTTCCGCAGACCGACATCATCGGCGCGCCGTCGCCGGGGCTCCTGCCCTGGCTCGAGAACTACACCTTCCCCGCGGAAGCAAAGTTCGCCGACCCGGCGCATTCGAACGAAGTGGCCGGCGTATTCTTCGACGAGCTGCTGCGCAACGGGGTGACCACCTCGCTCACCTTCGCGACTTCGCACGTCGCTTCTGTCGATGCCTTTTTCGAGGGCGCGCAGCGCCGCGGCCTGCGCATGATCAGCGGCAAGGTGCTGCAGGACCGGCATTCACCCGACGGCGTGCGCGACCAGACCGAGCAGAGCCTCATCGATTCCGAGTCGCTGATCCGCAAGTGGCACAACGTCGACCGCCTGGGCTACGCCATCACCCCGCGCTTCGCGCCCGCGAGCACCGACGCCCAGATGCGCGGCGCGGGGGAGCTGGCCGCGAAATACGCCGACACCTGGATCCAGTCGCACGTGGCCGAGAACCGCGACGAGGTGGCGTGGGTGCGCGAGCTTTATCCGCAGGCGCGTTCCTACCTCGACGTGTATGCCGGCTTCGGCCTCATGCGCGAACGCGCCGTGTACGCGCATTGCATCTACCTGGACGATACCGACCGCGCGCTGCTGCGCGACACGAAGACGGCGGCCGCCGTGAGCCCGACCAGCAACCTGTTCCTGGGCAGCGGCTTCTTCGACTTCGACGCGGCCGACCGCGTCGGCTATCTCTACGGCCTGGCCAGCGACGTGGGCGGCGGCACCAGTTTCAGCCCCTTCCACACGATGATGGCGGCCTACTACGTGGGCCGGGAGGGCCAGACCAAGACCGGCCTGAGCATCGCCCCTTCGCAGCTCTGGTGGCGCCACACCGGCGGCGCGGCGCGCGCGCTGGGCCTCGATGGCGTGGTAGGCAACCTGCAGCCCGGCTGCGAAGCCGACTTCCTGGTGCTCAACCCGGCGGCCACGCCGCTGCTGGCGCGCAAGACCGCGCTGGCAAACAACCTCGAGGAACTGCTCTTCTCGATGATCGTGCTGGGCGACGACCGGCTGGTCGAACGCACGGTGATTTCGCAGGCGGGGTAG
- the dcd gene encoding dCTP deaminase, which translates to MSIKSDKWIRRMAEETGMIEPFEPGQVREASGHKIISYGTSSYGYDIRCAPEFKVFTNIHSTVVDPKNFDEKSFVDMHGDYCIIPPNSFALARTVEYFRIPRNVLTICLGKSTYARCGIIVNVTPFEPEWEGYVTLEFSNTTPLPAKIYAGEGCAQVLFFESDEVCETSYKDRGGKYQGQRGVTLPKT; encoded by the coding sequence ATGAGCATCAAGAGCGACAAATGGATCCGGCGCATGGCCGAAGAGACCGGCATGATCGAGCCCTTCGAGCCCGGCCAGGTGCGTGAGGCCTCCGGCCACAAGATCATCAGCTACGGCACCTCGAGCTACGGCTACGACATCCGTTGCGCACCCGAATTCAAGGTTTTCACCAACATTCACAGCACCGTGGTCGATCCGAAGAACTTCGACGAGAAGAGCTTCGTCGACATGCACGGCGACTACTGCATCATTCCGCCCAACAGCTTCGCGCTGGCCCGCACGGTCGAGTACTTTCGCATCCCGCGCAACGTGCTCACCATCTGCCTTGGCAAGAGCACCTATGCGCGCTGCGGCATCATCGTCAACGTGACCCCGTTCGAGCCCGAATGGGAAGGCTACGTGACGCTCGAATTCAGCAACACCACGCCGCTGCCCGCCAAGATCTATGCGGGCGAGGGTTGCGCGCAGGTGCTGTTCTTCGAGAGCGACGAGGTCTGCGAAACGAGCTACAAGGACCGCGGCGGCAAGTACCAGGGCCAGCGCGGCGTCACGCTTCCCAAGACCTGA
- a CDS encoding neutral zinc metallopeptidase, with translation MRWEGNEQSDNVEDRRGEGGGGGFIGGRSIGIGTIAVALIAGWVFGINPLTVLSLLSGGGGEQVQVQQQQGPAPKPPSGDREAAFVSTVLKNTEVVWTNIFRQNGGAYQPPRLVLFRGATPTACGTGQAAMGPFYCPGDKKVYIDLGFYDTLKNQLGAPGEFAQAYVIAHEVGHHVQDELGVTAKVDGMRGRLSQSQNNALSVRVELQADCFAGIWAHHSQESKKWLDPGDIEAAMNAAQKIGDDALQRSAGRAVVPDSFTHGSSAQRQRWFGAGYQSGDVKSCDTFNARNL, from the coding sequence ATGAGATGGGAAGGCAACGAACAATCCGACAACGTCGAAGACCGCCGCGGTGAGGGTGGCGGTGGCGGTTTCATCGGCGGGCGAAGCATCGGCATCGGCACCATCGCCGTCGCACTGATCGCGGGCTGGGTCTTCGGCATCAATCCGCTGACCGTGCTCAGCCTGTTGAGCGGCGGCGGTGGCGAGCAGGTCCAGGTGCAGCAGCAACAGGGGCCCGCGCCCAAGCCGCCTTCGGGCGACCGCGAGGCGGCCTTCGTCTCGACCGTGCTCAAGAACACAGAGGTGGTCTGGACGAACATCTTCCGGCAGAACGGCGGCGCCTATCAGCCTCCCCGGCTGGTGTTGTTCCGCGGCGCCACGCCCACGGCATGCGGCACCGGCCAGGCGGCGATGGGGCCGTTCTACTGCCCCGGCGACAAGAAGGTCTACATCGACCTCGGCTTCTACGACACGCTGAAGAACCAGCTCGGCGCGCCCGGCGAATTCGCGCAGGCCTACGTGATTGCGCACGAGGTCGGCCACCACGTGCAGGACGAGCTCGGCGTCACCGCCAAGGTAGACGGCATGCGGGGCCGACTGAGCCAGTCGCAGAACAACGCGCTGAGCGTTCGCGTCGAGCTGCAGGCCGACTGCTTTGCCGGCATCTGGGCGCACCATTCGCAAGAGTCCAAGAAGTGGCTCGACCCGGGCGACATCGAGGCCGCCATGAACGCCGCGCAGAAGATCGGCGACGACGCATTGCAGCGCTCCGCGGGCCGCGCCGTGGTGCCCGACAGCTTCACCCATGGCTCCAGCGCGCAGCGCCAACGGTGGTTCGGCGCCGGCTATCAGAGCGGCGATGTCAAGTCCTGCGACACCTTCAACGCCCGCAATCTTTGA
- a CDS encoding DEAD/DEAH box helicase yields the protein MTSSFSNLSLAEPLARAVAEMGYETMTPIQEQAIPVVLSGQDVMGAAQTGTGKTAAFSLPLLQRMLKHENSSTSPARHPVRALVLLPTRELADQVAQQVKLYAKYTNLRSTVVFGGIDMKPQTLELKKGVEVLVATPGRLLDHIEAKNAVLNQVEYVVLDEADRMLDIGFLPDLQRILSYLPKQRTTLLFSATFSPEIKRLASSYLQNPVTIEVARPNETASTVEQHFYSVSDDDKRRALKQIVKQRGITQAFVFVNSKLGCARLARSLEREGLRTTALHGDKSQDERLKALASFKAGEVDLLVCTDVAARGLDIKDVPAVFNFDIPFNAEDYVHRIGRTGRAGASGLAVSFASGGNDVRLVADIEKLIKKKIELEPVEFEEDNPRGRINDGRRHWREEGEAGDARDVLDQPRERGSMGAEARRGGGRPHRAPSAPRDPFFDKPYEPGQADATPAWEAAAKAAPARGISSNIKTKRKVAALFKSAETN from the coding sequence ATGACAAGCTCCTTCTCCAATCTATCGCTGGCGGAACCGCTGGCGCGCGCCGTGGCCGAAATGGGCTACGAGACCATGACTCCCATCCAGGAGCAGGCCATTCCGGTCGTGCTTTCGGGCCAGGACGTGATGGGGGCCGCGCAGACCGGCACCGGCAAGACCGCGGCTTTTTCGCTGCCCTTGCTGCAGCGCATGCTCAAGCACGAGAACTCGTCCACCTCGCCCGCGCGGCACCCGGTGCGTGCACTGGTGTTGCTGCCCACGCGCGAATTGGCCGACCAGGTGGCCCAGCAGGTCAAGCTGTACGCCAAGTACACCAACCTGCGCAGCACCGTGGTGTTCGGCGGCATCGACATGAAGCCGCAGACCCTCGAGCTCAAGAAGGGCGTCGAAGTGCTGGTGGCGACGCCGGGCCGGCTGCTCGACCACATCGAGGCCAAGAACGCGGTGCTCAACCAGGTGGAGTACGTGGTGCTCGACGAGGCCGACCGCATGCTGGACATCGGCTTTCTGCCCGACCTGCAGCGCATCCTGAGCTACCTGCCCAAGCAGCGCACTACGCTCTTGTTCTCGGCCACTTTCTCGCCCGAGATCAAGCGGCTTGCCAGCAGCTACCTGCAGAACCCGGTCACCATCGAGGTGGCGCGGCCGAATGAAACGGCGTCCACCGTCGAGCAGCACTTCTACAGCGTGTCCGACGACGACAAGCGCCGCGCGCTCAAGCAGATCGTCAAGCAGCGCGGCATCACGCAGGCCTTCGTGTTCGTCAACAGCAAGCTCGGATGCGCGCGCCTCGCACGCTCGCTGGAGCGCGAGGGTCTGCGTACCACCGCACTGCATGGCGACAAGAGCCAGGACGAACGCCTGAAGGCGCTCGCCTCGTTCAAGGCCGGCGAAGTCGACCTGCTGGTGTGCACCGACGTCGCGGCCCGCGGCCTCGACATCAAGGATGTGCCGGCAGTCTTCAACTTCGACATTCCGTTCAACGCCGAAGACTACGTGCACCGCATCGGCCGCACCGGCCGTGCCGGCGCGTCGGGCCTGGCCGTGAGCTTTGCCAGCGGCGGCAACGACGTGCGCCTGGTGGCCGACATCGAGAAGCTGATCAAGAAGAAGATCGAGCTCGAACCCGTCGAGTTCGAGGAAGACAATCCGCGCGGCCGCATCAACGACGGCCGCCGCCACTGGCGCGAAGAAGGCGAGGCCGGCGACGCGCGCGACGTGCTAGACCAGCCGCGCGAACGCGGCAGCATGGGCGCCGAAGCGCGCCGCGGCGGCGGGCGTCCCCACCGCGCACCGTCAGCACCGCGCGACCCGTTCTTCGACAAGCCCTACGAACCGGGCCAGGCCGACGCCACCCCGGCCTGGGAAGCCGCCGCCAAGGCAGCCCCCGCGCGCGGCATCTCGAGCAACATCAAGACCAAGCGCAAGGTCGCGGCCCTCTTCAAGAGCGCCGAAACCAACTAA
- a CDS encoding rhodanese-related sulfurtransferase, whose amino-acid sequence MTTTNAFPLAVPFAAVRARLLARDETALLDVREEDPFAQEHPLWAANLPLSRIEIEAWRRIPRLDTFIVLYGAHDGTDLAPLAARTLASLGYTNLHLLEGGLEGWRAAGGELFRDVNVPSKSFGELVEHERHTPSLSAPEVKALVDGKANVVVLDARRFDEYRTMSIPSATSVPGAELVLRVRELAPDPTTQVIVNCAGRTRSIIGTQSLVNAGIPNPVAALRNGTIGWKLAGQVLDHGADRKAPASVSDAHRAQAQADARRVADKAGVRRIALDALHTLEAPGRTVYRFDVRTPEEYEAGHLPGFASAPGGQLVQETDHQVPVRGARIVLVDDDGVRASMSASWLAQMGWEVYVPDAVPAASAFTETIASPAVYPLAAVAIREISPDDLAALLEQQAAAAVIDVTTSANYVKRHIPGAWYAIRAQLAEAVGTAIPRARRYVLTCGSSLLARYAAADLRQLLDARGQSDVEVLVLAGGNAAWFAAGLEAELGETRLATPRTDRYRRPYEGTDAPPEAMQAYLDWEYGLVAQLGRDGTHHFNVI is encoded by the coding sequence ATGACGACCACCAACGCCTTTCCCCTTGCCGTGCCTTTTGCCGCCGTGCGCGCGCGCCTGCTCGCGCGCGACGAAACCGCGCTGCTCGACGTGCGCGAGGAAGACCCCTTCGCGCAGGAGCACCCGCTGTGGGCCGCGAACCTGCCGCTCTCGCGCATCGAGATCGAAGCCTGGCGGCGCATTCCGCGGCTGGACACCTTCATCGTGCTGTACGGCGCGCATGACGGAACCGATCTGGCGCCGCTGGCCGCGCGCACGCTGGCCTCGCTGGGCTACACGAACCTGCACCTGCTCGAAGGCGGCCTCGAAGGCTGGCGCGCGGCCGGCGGCGAGCTGTTCCGCGACGTGAACGTGCCGAGCAAGTCCTTCGGCGAACTGGTCGAGCACGAGCGGCACACGCCATCGCTCTCCGCACCCGAGGTGAAGGCGCTGGTCGATGGCAAGGCCAACGTGGTGGTGCTCGATGCACGGCGCTTTGATGAATACCGCACGATGAGCATTCCATCGGCCACCAGCGTGCCCGGCGCGGAGCTGGTGCTGCGCGTGCGCGAGCTGGCGCCCGATCCCACTACGCAAGTGATCGTCAATTGCGCGGGCCGAACGCGCAGCATCATCGGCACGCAATCGCTGGTGAATGCGGGCATTCCGAATCCGGTGGCGGCGCTGCGCAACGGCACCATCGGCTGGAAGCTCGCGGGGCAGGTGCTCGACCACGGCGCGGACCGGAAGGCGCCGGCCTCGGTGTCCGATGCGCATCGCGCGCAAGCACAGGCCGACGCGCGCCGCGTGGCGGACAAGGCCGGCGTGCGCCGCATCGCGCTCGACGCGCTGCATACGCTGGAAGCACCGGGGCGCACGGTGTACCGCTTCGACGTGCGCACGCCGGAGGAATACGAGGCAGGCCACCTGCCCGGCTTCGCGAGTGCGCCCGGCGGCCAGCTGGTGCAGGAAACCGACCACCAGGTGCCGGTGCGCGGCGCGCGCATCGTGCTGGTGGACGACGACGGTGTGCGGGCGTCGATGAGTGCGTCGTGGCTCGCGCAGATGGGGTGGGAGGTCTATGTGCCCGACGCGGTGCCGGCCGCCTCGGCCTTCACCGAAACGATCGCGTCGCCGGCCGTCTATCCGCTGGCCGCGGTTGCCATTCGCGAGATCTCGCCCGACGACCTGGCAGCCCTGCTGGAGCAGCAGGCCGCCGCGGCGGTGATCGACGTGACCACCAGCGCCAACTACGTGAAGCGCCACATCCCCGGCGCCTGGTACGCCATTCGCGCCCAGCTTGCAGAGGCCGTCGGCACGGCCATTCCGCGGGCGCGGCGCTATGTGCTGACCTGCGGCAGCAGCCTGCTCGCACGCTATGCGGCGGCAGACCTGCGCCAGCTGCTCGACGCGCGCGGCCAGAGCGACGTGGAAGTGCTGGTGCTGGCCGGCGGCAACGCGGCGTGGTTCGCGGCGGGCCTCGAAGCCGAATTGGGCGAGACGCGGCTCGCGACGCCGCGCACCGACCGCTACCGGCGGCCCTACGAAGGCACCGATGCGCCGCCGGAAGCCATGCAGGCCTACCTCGACTGGGAATACGGCCTCGTCGCGCAACTGGGTCGCGACGGCACGCACCATTTCAACGTGATCTGA
- a CDS encoding cysteine dioxygenase, with protein MSAASGIAPLREFVGEFVGAFGRLLDGGPDEPRILSEGGALLRTLVAQGDWLPDAFAQPDPARYQQFLLHADSTERFSVVSFVWGPGQATPVHDHTVWGLIGMLRGAEYSQGYALGPDGQARPQGAAVRLDAGDVEAVSPTLGDLHRVHNAHADRVSISIHVYGANIGAVRRHTYPAEGGRKPFVSGYSNTLLPNLWDRSAELRSTTSA; from the coding sequence GTGAGCGCAGCATCCGGCATTGCGCCTCTGCGCGAGTTCGTCGGCGAGTTCGTCGGCGCGTTCGGCCGCCTGCTCGATGGCGGCCCGGACGAGCCGCGCATTCTTTCCGAAGGCGGCGCGCTGCTTCGCACGCTGGTGGCGCAAGGCGACTGGCTGCCCGACGCCTTTGCCCAACCCGACCCGGCGCGCTACCAGCAGTTCCTGCTGCATGCCGACAGCACCGAACGCTTCTCGGTCGTGAGCTTTGTCTGGGGACCGGGGCAAGCGACGCCGGTGCACGACCACACGGTGTGGGGCCTGATCGGCATGCTGCGCGGCGCGGAGTACAGCCAGGGCTATGCCCTTGGGCCCGATGGCCAGGCACGGCCGCAAGGTGCCGCGGTGCGGCTCGACGCCGGCGACGTGGAGGCTGTGTCGCCGACCTTGGGCGACCTGCACCGCGTGCACAACGCACATGCGGACCGCGTGTCGATCAGCATCCACGTGTATGGCGCCAACATCGGAGCCGTGCGGCGGCATACTTACCCCGCCGAGGGCGGACGCAAGCCCTTTGTCTCGGGCTACTCCAACACGCTTCTTCCCAACCTGTGGGACCGCTCCGCCGAACTGAGATCGACGACCTCCGCATGA